A part of Oncorhynchus clarkii lewisi isolate Uvic-CL-2024 chromosome 17, UVic_Ocla_1.0, whole genome shotgun sequence genomic DNA contains:
- the LOC139369784 gene encoding insulin-like growth factor-binding protein 6 has translation MLLYPDLLALLFLQLALSSPWTLASRLPPLRGRSPSSKGLQGARAPNQRQQSGELSTTVLFLGEPCGVYTLSCARGLRCAPPLGDPSPLQALLQGRGVCGNASEPSPSESPQPKATHPTLTEDLEKTPCRRLLNTVLKGLEPVVFQSDRGDIYMPNCDKRGFFRKKQCRSSRGMHRGHCWCVNESGMSTSSHTSPEGTLICDNV, from the exons ATGCTTCTGTACCCTGACCTTCTGGCCCTGCTCTTCCTCCAGCTTGCCCTCTCCAGCCCGTGGACGCTAGCCTCCCGGCTGCCCCCTCTCAGAGGAAGGAGTCCCTCCAGTAAGGGCTTACAGGGGGCTAGGGCCCCCAACCAGAGGCAACAGTCTGGGGAGCTCAGCACCACTGTCCTGTTCCTGGGGGAGCCCTGTGGGGTCTACACCCTGAGCTGTGCTCGAGGACTCCGCTGCGCCCCACCACTGGGAGACCCCAGCCCCCTCCAGGCCCTTCTGCAGGGCAGGGGAGTCTGCGGCAACGCCAGTGAACCCAGCCCTTCTGAGAGTCCCCAGCCAAAAG CCACACACCCGACACTGACTGAAGACCTGGAGAAG acTCCGTGTCGTAGGCTGTTGAACACTGTACTTAAAGGTCTTGAGCCTGTGGTCTTCCAGTCAGACCGTGGCGATATCTATATGCCCAACTGTGACAAGCGTGGTTTCTTCAGAAAGAAACAG TGTCGGTCGTCTCGGGGCATGCACCGCGGTCACTGCTGGTGTGTGAATGAGAGTGGCATGTCAACATCATCACACACAAGTCCAGAGGGCACCCTGATCTGTGACAATGTATGA